The genomic DNA tttgtttttttcacagcTTGAGCTGCTTAGATGCAGCAAGCTCCCTCTCCCCAAATTGCCGTCAGACACTTGCTGAATGGGCCAGGCTCAATTATGCTCCCTCCACAGGTTCAGCTCATACTGTGACCCTGCATGGCTTCCTGCTATTCATATGTGTTACTTCCCCTTTGTGGTAATGGCTTGTGGCACTTAGCcagaaaacattattaatttcAGAAGTGGACTGACAAACAACAAACCCACAGTGAAACGAGAGGAAGTGCTGGGGAGGCCAGCTGTCGGCTTGAGCCAAGCAGTAGGAACTCAATGTATACAGGTTCTAGGAGGAAAGAGATAATAATCCACAAAGAGGAAATGCACTAAAATTATCCACAGcccatagtttaaaaaaaaagaaaagaaagaaagaaaaagaaaaagaaaagaaatcagagaaaagaaagggggGAAAAGCACTCAGCTACTTGAGCTGCAGCTGGACAGGAAATTGCTAACGCTGCTTGCAAATCCCTACTTTGAACAGGCAGTTTAGGGAATGCCAGGAGCGGAAACCGTTCAGAACTGGATTAACACAAGCCAAGTTGAACTGCAATCCACTTCTCCTTTCTGTGCTCTTGCTGACTTGGGACACCCAAATAGGACAGACTGActtggtatatatattttttgcactATTTCGGTTTGCTTTTTATACTTAGTTGCTTAAAAATCACCGTGGACAGTTTTATATGATTGCCATCGAACGAAGGCCGCTTGCCTCCTGAAGTGTAGACGACCAAGCAGTTAACACGTGCCATGTGGGTAAAAAGCTCATCCTTCTCCCCACTTCACATGAAGGGCCTGAGCTCATGCAAAAAGATGTAGGTATGTTCTAGTTCTCTTGATTCCATACACCTgccttttattttggtttgtatATTTTTACACCTGAGGTGAGAGGGTAGGTCCCAAGAAAAATGACAAGATATAAAGCCTTTAGCTTGGAAAGAAACTATTCAAGATAATCCCCACAAGTTTCAATAGGGGTTTCTGACCCACATCCCAAACCAGTTAAACAAAAAAGCACATTAGAACAGGGATGACTAAGTTGCCTCCTAAGTGCCAATGTAAAATTCTAAAGCCATATCCTGACACAGTGAGGAAGCTTAGATATGCCTTGCCACACGCAtgctaggggaaaaaaatggagacaTCATTCTGGATTCATCCTTCTCACACTAGGATATCTGCAGGTAGAATTGCCAGTAACAACAGACTGGAAAAGGAAttatccctccttccttcttggcATTATCTCAGCATTATGGAGCAGAGGATCCTGACAGTGAAGGATAGGCAGGAGGTTAACATGTGGCTGTCATCTTGTTATTCTGCTACACCTCTCTGTGGTTAATATCCAAATTTTATTCCTCAGCAAGCTATGCTCTAtagattcatttttcttcaggggctttaaaattttaagccTGAACTATACTCATAAAAGGTATTGTTCATATACATGATAGTCCATTCTAGGATGTCATCTTTGTGACAAATGATGCATTTCATAAACTGCTGCTGAAAAACATTCTAGGAAAAGCTTAAAAAGAACTTTGCCCTGCTACGCCTACAAGTCAAAATCAATCCCTGAATGAAAAAGCTCTAAAATGTGTCACTTCATACACAGGCGtaactgagatttttaaaaaaatacacactcaATAGCCAAAAtagttatttattaataatttaaggTTTTACATTCTTATAATAAATTCCAGCTCAAAACTTTACACCACAAACATAATGGAGCAATTTAACTCTCCCTTCTTCACAATCAAATGCATTTCTCCTATCAAATGGGTAcccatgctcacacacacacttccagttttatacaaatttttttaaaggaaagaaaccaaCCCAAAGTATTGCATTTGAGGTGACACTCCCTGAAGAATTTTATACAGAGGTAATATACTGTTTAGCACAGCtgaagggtttgtttttttttttttttaaagtgagccCATGATTTGGTGTCTTTCCAAGATTATCCCCCTTGAGACAACACAagccaaaatatttacaaaggtaAGGCATAGTCAAActacataaagagaaaaaaatcatgaggAAGATACATGAAAAAGACTAAAGACTTCACCATAACAAGGTCTTAGTGATAATAGTGTCCATAAAGGTGTCATCAGAATTGGTAAAGTCAAGCATGCTGCAAATATACCCTTTGGATTAGAAAAGagcacaatttttttgttttgttttaagaggtGGCATACTGCTCTTTCTCCCTTTGGATCATTTCTTTTAAGCCcatcaaaggaaaaaacaaacacaattcaAACAAACACTGTCAAGTGATTTAAGATcaaatatttacaataatcaaATGGAGTATCAGATTTTTTTCCAAACTGATACCACAAATACAGAGCTGAAATCTCTCTTTGGCTCCTCTATATGCAAAATTGAATTAGTCTTCATTGAAGACAATTATATAGTCAGTTCCAGATGCAAAAGGAAACAGCCTTACAAGGCCCTAAAGAACACATGCTCCTACCCTACCATTTGGTCCTACCCTATGCGCCTGGAAGTCCTCGAATCCCAGTCCCTGCATGGGTAGGCTGTACACATGGATACAGAGCAAACCTACTGCCTGTATCTATACAGCATGTCCTGTTATTCCAAAGAGAATGGAGCGAATCTCTCTGTTAGTATTAACCAATTCCGCACTTGGTAACCTTGTCTAGTACAGACAGCTGGTGTCATTTTGACACCTGGGGCCACACACAAAGAAAGCAGCCCAGCTGATGCTGCCAAGAGAAACTGCTGAAGGACCAGACACATTCCAGCAAGGAGGGGTGTGGGGTCTTTCACGTAGATTGCAGGGAGTCCACCTGGTAGACATTCTGGTTGGAGGGGGTGGTAAAATACAGCTGCTGTGCTGGAACCCGGTTGTCACAGGGGCTGCTGAGTCCCAGTGTCCTCTCGAAGTCCAGCAGCTGACCCATGAAGTTGAAGTTAGGGGATATGTTGGATTTCTTCATCTTGACAATGTCATAGGCATCGTTCATCGACAGATTGAGCTTCTGCATAAGGTAAGCCACAGTCACAGTGACTGAGCGGCTAATGCCAGCCAAGCAATGTACCAAGACACCACAGTTCTTGCCCCGGGCTTCATCTGtgaacacaaaaagaaaagcaagatctCAGTAGACTGAAAACCACCCTTTGTGAATGATCAGTCTAAGAactgaacttaaaaatataatagtaataatagttgTGTGTGGCAGTTGAGCCCTACAAGCAGCAGAAAATGTATCattgaaataaaacatgtaaactGGACACAATTacatatttcagatattttctgaAAAGAGAGCTTTTGTATTAAGTTTCTGCCAACAAAAAACTCCTTAATGGGTGCATTCTTTGCCTCAGCATGTGAATACCAGAAACCCTGCAATATGTTCGTGAATGCCTTTTATACAGACAACCAGACTGCAAGGGTCTATTAAATTATTCTCCAAATGTTGTGCAGCTAACAATGGAGGTATTCAggcattttaaaagagagagggaagtcACAGGGGACGGCCCATTAGGAGGAACAGGATGTCGACATGGCCTGAAAATGAGTTCCTTTGTAATAGGAAATGCATTACAATGCCTGGAGATTCACTTCTCCCAGGCTTCCAGCCCACAGTTCTTCCTGCTGGGCTCAGGTTACCCACTGTCTCACTGTTACCAGTATCACAGTATCATTCAACTGGATAACATTTAGCATTCATACTGCTTTCCAACAACTAACTTGACGTCCTAAAATAACTcctaggttttttaaaattataaagcaatGCTGGAATTTCTGTCTATAGTGAATACTTCTATCTGACCCTTCCCCTGAGTCCAAGACAGTGGGAAAAATCTGTTGTCCGATTATGAACGACTGTCAAATGACTGAATTCAAAGATTCAAAGAAACAGTGTTTCAAATACACCTGTAATCTGCAGCCATATCAAAAGGCAGGTTTTCTTCCCTTAGCAAGAAGATAAACCAGAATTAAGGACGCTTTAGGAAAATTAGAGACCTGCAGTACGACAAATTAGCAAGCAGCAAGAACGATTAACAGCTTAAACTCTATGAATGGCTGGGAATTTTGCATTTAAATGTCAGAACGACTACTATTAATTAGTCTCACCTATGAAAGAAATGGCCTCAGGGAAAAACTGGGACAGGTTTTGGCTCCAGTGATCCGAGATGGGGATTTGCTTGTATTTAAACTCTCCTGCGTTCTCAAAGAGATTCGGCAAATTGGGGGTGACGTTCAAGATGTACTTGATGCCGAATTCCTCCAACACGTCCAAGTTGGTGGAGTCTTTGGCACAACCCAAGTAAAGGAAGGGCAAGATCTCCACCGGGAAGGAAGGCTGGCTGTTGGACAGCGGACTGCCATCCGAGTCTGTTGCACTATTGGGGTCTCGGTCAAGGTCAGACTCAATGTCCGAGGAAGAGTCAGAGCTGATCCGCAGGCCCCCGAGCCCCAGCACTGGCAACGGCGGCGAGCTGCTGCTACACGAGCCGTCTAGATTGGTCTCGCAATGCAGGGCGAACTCGGCTTGGAACTTACTGAAGCCACCtgccagaaagagaaaagcaatcgTGTAACCCGAGAAGCCGTAGTAGTTTTCACAGCTTGTAAGAACCGCAGCCCGGCGCAAGGAACACCACAAGCACCCTACGAACCCCCTACATACAGAAccataaataatagaaatacacTTTAAATGTGCACCCTCGGGAATGGAACGAACGGGCCCGCCTTGCCAGAGAACCCTTATTCGTTTGAATCCGGAAATACACAAAATGGCAactttttggaatattttgaaagCTAGGATGTGCCAATTTGCATCCCCAACAATCTCTCCCGTCCTCCAAATCTTAATTCAAAATCGAACGATAGAAAATAGGGTGATGGAGGAGAATGTTCTGGGTAAGAAGGCGCAGAACCCGTTAGAAAGAAACCGCCGGTACCCGCAGCCGGAAGCGGGTGGATTCTGAGCCGGCCCGGTTCTCTGGTGCGGAACGCGCGGTTCGCGGCCAATACCTTGCCGGCTGCCGGCTGCCGGCCCCTAGGCTAGCAGCGCGGCTCCGAAGCGCCAGCTGAGCGCAGCAGAGGCATTTTCAGTCCACGCGCCCCGCCTGCAGCCCTGCGCCCCTCGCCCTGCCCCGCGCGCGGAGTTCCCCGGGCGCGTACCTTCCAGGTAGAACGCCCGGCAACCCTCGTCCTTGAGCTTCTTGAGCAGCAGCCCTAGCACTGACTCGCCGCCCGTATTCTCGTTCCAGTCGCTGCTGCTCTCGTCGTAGAGCACCACTGTGTCGGTGCCGCAGCGCCGGGTGAAGCGGTCCCGGTCCTCGCCGCGCGTGAAGAGTGCGCGCACCGGCAGGTTGCCCTTCTGCAGACGCCGCAGCATGATGCCCGGGATGGCCACGTTGATGGCCGACTCGATGTGCGACGACTCGTACAGCTCCTGCGGCCGGCAGTCCATCAGCAGCAGCCGCTCGTTGCCCAGCTCCAGCTGCTCGTTGAGCCACGCCACCGTCTTGCTGATCGCCATTTCCGACGCGAAGGGCACGGGTCTGAGCGTATCTATCATGGGGGTCGAGCTGCGGGAGAGGGCGGGGTGCCTACCAGACGCCCCTCGGGGCAGGCATAGGCCGAGCGCACCGCGCGTGAAGCTGCCGCTCTCGGAGCGGGGTTTAATTCCGCCTCGCCTAACCCAAGCCGAGGCTAGCGGTTGGGGAAGACGAGACAGAAGTAAAGCCGGAGGTTCTTTCTGCACCCAGCTGCAGCCGCTGGCTGTTAGTGTCAATGAATCTCTCAATGAAGCTGCCCAGACAGTTTTTGTTCCTCCCCAGTGAATGAAATCCAATTAATTCGGACTCAGTTCTACtgagaggggaggaaaaaaagtcTAGCGGCTCCTAATCCCTCCCGCCAAGTCTGCACCTCAAATCTACCCGGGCGTCTTTCTCCCCGGATTATTTAAGACTCGATTTGCTCACTATCCCTTGGACTCAGCCTCGCACACCCCCTGCGCGAGGCAGCTCCTCAATGGATACAAACAGCGAGCGTCTCAATGGATACATTCTCCGGGCCAGCCAATGAGCGTGCTGCGGAAGGGGCTGTTGCCGTGGGGACGGGCCGGCTGGAACAGGTTGTGTTGATGAATTGTTAATGAGTTTGTCATTCACAAAAACGGAAAGGAATTTCCGCTCCGGATAAGCCCCAGTGCAAACAAGCTGCAACAGCGGGCTCGgcgggaggaaggagaaagaaggggaggCGGCAGCGGAGGAGGAGCAGGGCACATAAACCAGGGCACTTCAGTTGTCTCATGTTTCCTTCTGTTGAGAGTTCACACTTCGCGTCGGAACTTTTGCGCACCAATGGCGCAATTAGCATGCACAAAAGCCCTTGTTCGCGACGCTAGCGTTCGCGAGCTAGCTTTAGGAAAACTTGTGCTGactttttgttctttgtattCTCTTCAAACTCATTTGGACCCAAGTTCGCCTtaaccctcccctcccccaaccccccttCTTTAGGCGGTGTGTGGCATTTGTTTGCCAGTTTTAAAGGCCTAGCTCTGTTTGCTCTGATGTTCTTTTAGCCGAGGCTGTGTTGGGGCTGGTGAACTGACTGGGCTTTAGTGACCGATGAGGTGTTAAATGCTAATCCAACATATTTCGAAACAAACCAGGATTttgttgaaacattttaaaacaaacaaacgtcTGGTTGTCcagaaaatcagaaggaaaccttttttcttaaagtaacattttattttctttaaaacagtgtAGAGTGCAGAAACAAACTCTTAGGTCAGTCCAGTGCTTTTACTGTATTCCGCTCCAGCGGCATGGGGAGTTACAAGCCATTGTTCCGGGGATCTAaatctctccccccaccccatcacCACCGTCGCCTGCTGGGGGGTCGCGCTCGTTAATGATTTCTGGGCAAGGAGCTCGGCTTCTGACGGAGGAGCCGGTCTGGCGGGGCTGCCTGGGCGAGGTGTGCTGGGACGCGCGGGGCCAGGCCGGCAGTCCCCGCCATGGGCGAGGAGTGGGGAAGGCCTGCAGGCTGCGGGGCCTCAGCAGGGGGGCTTGACGATTGGTTACAGTTGGCAGGGAGGCATGTCAGAgggggcctccccagccctctccTGCCGCCGCCTCCTCCCTTTGTCCAGCGCCGGGCACTCCGGGGAGCACTAGTCGCGCCTGCGCGCTGCGCTCCCTGCCACCGCCCCGCTGTCCCCGTCTCCCCGCTTGGCGGGCAGGGGGATGTGCGCGATGCAGTGGACGGGTACCGGGCTGAGCGCGGGACTCCCGGTTCCATAAAGATGTGGGGCGGGTGGGGGGACCAAGGACGAGTGCCTGCCTGGACCCCCCTGGCTCCTGGCTCCCAAGGAGTCGAGGGGAACGTCTCTACCGCCCTGCAGAGCCAGCAGGTAACTGTGGGGAGGTGCCGGCCAGGCCAGTGAGGAGCGCTCGGCCCAGGCGCCGCGGGGCGGACTGACTGGAAGCCGGATGGAGGCGTGGCCGGGTGGGGGCCGCGGCGGCGGGGAGGCGCGTTCCCGGCGCGCAGAGCTCTATTGTTATATAAAAGTGCCGAGGCCTGCCCCTCCCGAGCGGAAAACCACCTGTGTGCGGCCAGCTCGGCGCGGGAG from Papio anubis isolate 15944 chromosome 9, Panubis1.0, whole genome shotgun sequence includes the following:
- the LOC116268906 gene encoding uncharacterized protein LOC116268906 isoform X1; its protein translation is MGEEWGRPAGCGASAGGLDDWLQLAGRHVRGGLPSPLLPPPPPFVQRRALRGALVAPARCAPCHRPAVPVSPLGGQGDVRDAVDGYRAERGTPGSIKMWGGWGDQGRVPAWTPLAPGSQGVEGNVSTALQSQQAFARPLGGQATCTVAHEEYSHTSYPAGERRQHKKFCCH
- the DUSP6 gene encoding dual specificity protein phosphatase 6 isoform X2, with protein sequence MIDTLRPVPFASEMAISKTVAWLNEQLELGNERLLLMDCRPQELYESSHIESAINVAIPGIMLRRLQKGNLPVRALFTRGEDRDRFTRRCGTDTVVLYDESSSDWNENTGGESVLGLLLKKLKDEGCRAFYLEDEARGKNCGVLVHCLAGISRSVTVTVAYLMQKLNLSMNDAYDIVKMKKSNISPNFNFMGQLLDFERTLGLSSPCDNRVPAQQLYFTTPSNQNVYQVDSLQST
- the LOC116268906 gene encoding uncharacterized protein LOC116268906 isoform X2 yields the protein MGEEWGRPAGCGASAGGLDDWLQLAGRHVRGGLPSPLLPPPPPFVQRRALRGALVAPARCAPCHRPAVPVSPLGGQGDVRDAVDGYRAERGTPGSIKMWGGWGDQGRVPAWTPLAPGSQGVEGNVSTALQSQQRWSKATLIFQMVVFNLKFILNIPA
- the DUSP6 gene encoding dual specificity protein phosphatase 6 isoform X1, producing the protein MIDTLRPVPFASEMAISKTVAWLNEQLELGNERLLLMDCRPQELYESSHIESAINVAIPGIMLRRLQKGNLPVRALFTRGEDRDRFTRRCGTDTVVLYDESSSDWNENTGGESVLGLLLKKLKDEGCRAFYLEGGFSKFQAEFALHCETNLDGSCSSSSPPLPVLGLGGLRISSDSSSDIESDLDRDPNSATDSDGSPLSNSQPSFPVEILPFLYLGCAKDSTNLDVLEEFGIKYILNVTPNLPNLFENAGEFKYKQIPISDHWSQNLSQFFPEAISFIDEARGKNCGVLVHCLAGISRSVTVTVAYLMQKLNLSMNDAYDIVKMKKSNISPNFNFMGQLLDFERTLGLSSPCDNRVPAQQLYFTTPSNQNVYQVDSLQST